In a genomic window of Glycine max cultivar Williams 82 chromosome 13, Glycine_max_v4.0, whole genome shotgun sequence:
- the LOC100804559 gene encoding Hsp 70 family protein — protein MASLLRSLRRRDVASASLSAYRSLTGSTKPAYVAHNWSSLSRPFSSRPAGNDVIGIDLGTTNSCVSVMEGKNPKVIENSEGARTTPSVVAFNQKGELLVGTPAKRQAVTNPTNTLFGTKRLIGRRFDDAQTQKEMKMVPFKIVKAPNGDAWVEANGQQYSPSQIGAFVLTKMKETAEAYLGKSISKAVITVPAYFNDAQRQATKDAGRIAGLDVQRIINEPTAAALSYGMNNKEGLIAVFDLGGGTFDVSILEISNGVFEVKATNGDTFLGGEDFDNALLDFLVNEFKRTESIDLSKDRLALQRLREAAEKAKIELSSTSQTEINLPFITADASGAKHLNITLTRSKFEALVNHLIERTKVPCKSCLKDANISIKDVDEVLLVGGMTRVPKVQEVVSEIFGKSPSKGVNPDEAVAMGAAIQGGILRGDVKELLLLDVTPLSLGIETLGGIFTRLINRNTTIPTKKSQVFSTAADNQTQVGIKVLQGEREMAADNKMLGEFDLVGIPPAPRGLPQIEVTFDIDANGIVTVSAKDKSTGKEQQITIRSSGGLSDDEIEKMVKEAELHAQKDQERKALIDIRNSADTTIYSIEKSLGEYREKIPSEVAKEIEDAVSDLRQAMSGDNVDEIKSKLDAANKAVSKIGEHMSGGSSGGSSAGGSQGGDQAPEAEYEEVKK, from the exons ATGGCCTCCTTGCTCCGCTCTCTCCGCCGCCGTGATGTCGCTTCCGCCTCCCTCTCCGCCTATCGCTCG TTAACGGGCAGCACCAAGCCAGCATATGTAGCTCACAACTGGTCTAGTTTGTCTCGACCATTCAG TTCAAGGCCTGCTGGAAACGATGTCATTGGTATTGATTTGGGTACTACCAATTCATGTGTTTCCGTTATGGAAGGAAAG AACCCCAAAGTCATTGAGAATTCTGAAGGTGCACGAACAACACCATCTGTGGTTGCTTTCAACCAGAAAGGGGAGCTGCTTGTAGGTACCCCAGCTAAGCGTCAAGCTGTAACTAACCCAACAAACACTCTCTTTGGTACCAAGCGGTTGATTGGTAGGCGCTTTGATGACGCTCAAACACAAAAGGAGATGAAAATGGTTCCATTCAAGATTGTTAAGGCTCCAAATGGAGATGCGTGGGTGGAAGCCAATGGGCAGCAGTATTCCCCTAGTCAAATTGGTGCCTTTGTTCTCACCAAGATGAAGGAAACTGCAGAAGCTTATCTAGGAAAGTCAATTTCTAAGGCTGTAATTACTGTACCAGCTTACTTCAATGATGCTCAGAGGCAGGCAACAAAAGATGCTGGTAGAATTGCAGGTCTTGACGTGCAGAGAATTATCAATGAGCCCACTGCTGCTGCACTTTCATATGGGATGAACAACAAGGAGGGTCTCATTGCCGTTTTTGACCTTGGAGGTGGAACATTTGATGTGTCCATCTTAGAAATTTCTAATGGTGTTTTTGAG GTGAAAGCAACAAATGGTGACACTTTCTTGGGAGGAGAGGATTTTGACAATGCCTTATTGGATTTTCTGGTGAATGAATTCAAAAGAACCGAGAGTATCGACCTTTCAAAGGACAGGCTTGCACTGCAGAGGCTTCGTGAAGCTGCTGAGAAAGCTAAGATCGAGCTGTCTTCAACATCTCAAACTGAGATCAACCTGCCTTTCATCACTGCTGATGCATCTGGTGCTAAGCATCTGAACATAACATTGACTAGATCGAAGTTTGAGGCTTTGGTGAATCACTTGATTGAAAGGACCAAGGTACCATGTAAAAGCTGCTTGAAGGATGCTAACATCTCTATCAAGGATGTTGATGAGGTTCTTCTAGTTGGAGGGATGACTCGTGTTCCTAAAGTCCAAGAGGTGGTTTCAGAGATCTTTGGAAAGTCTCCTAGTAAAGGAGTAAACCCTGATGAGGCAGTTGCCATGGGGGCGGCAATCCAAGGTGGTATTCTACGGGGAGATGTTAAAGAGCTACTACTCCTAGATGTAACACCACTCTCTCTGGGTATTGAGACTTTGGGTGGTATCTTTACAAGATTGATCAACCGCAACACTACTATTCCTACAAAGAAGAGTCAG GTCTTTTCAACAGCAGCTGACAATCAAACTCAGGTAGGTATCAAGGTGCTACAAGGTGAGCGGGAAATGGCTGCAGACAACAAAATGCTTGGAGAGTTTGACCTTGTTGGTATTCCTCCTGCTCCCAGAGGTCTGCCTCAGATTGAGGTCACATTTGACATTGATGCTAATGGGATTGTTACTGTCTCTGCCAAAGACAAGTCCACTGGTAAAGAACAACAAATAACTATTCGGTCATCCGGTGGACTCTCGGATGATGAGATTGAAAAGATGGTCAAAGAAGCAGAATTGCATGCTCAGAAAGACCAAGAGAGAAAGGCTCTCATTGACATTAGAAACAGTGCTGACACTACCATCTATAGCATTGAGAAGAGTTTAGGTGAATACAGAGAGAAGATTCCCAGTGAAGTGGCCAAAGAAATTGAGGATGCAGTTTCGGATTTGAGACAGGCGATGTCAGGGGATAATGTTGATGAAATCAAGTCAAAGCTTGATGCTGCAAACAAAGCTGTGTCCAAGATTGGAGAGCACATGTCAGGTGGTTCTAGTGGCGGTTCCTCAGCTGGTGGTTCTCAGGGTGGGGACCAGGCTCCTGAGGCAGAATATGAGGAGGTGAAGAAGTAA